The following coding sequences lie in one Silene latifolia isolate original U9 population chromosome 5, ASM4854445v1, whole genome shotgun sequence genomic window:
- the LOC141655860 gene encoding dehydration-responsive element-binding protein 1E-like encodes MSNNTYNTDNLGLDFLSLSTDEDTGGLMLASAHPKKRAGRMKFKETRHPIYRGVRLRSSGKWVAEIRPPNSQDRIWLGTYVTVEMAARAHDVAAIALRGREGACLNFADSVWRLPVPASSNTKDIQKAAAEAANAFRPTDVPLNEPTPPQSEEEVNVKPAPKSVDYVDEDMVFNMPGVMADMYQGLGMLPPHQPSSSRNYSYNLDDVDFEAADLSLWSHSP; translated from the coding sequence ATGAGTAACAATACGTACAACACTGATAACTTAGGGCTCGACTTTTTGAGCCTCTCGACCGATGAGGACACGGGTGGGCTGATGTTAGCATCAGCCCACCCGAAAAAAAGGGCCGGTCGTATGAAGTTTAAAGAGACTCGTCACCCAATTTACCGGGGCGTCCGGCTACGGAGCTCTGGTAAGTGGGTGGCCGAGATACGGCCACCCAACAGTCAAGACCGAATATGGCTAGGAACATACGTTACTGTTGAGATGGCAGCGCGTGCTCATGACGTTGCTGCCATCGCGTTGCGTGGACGAGAAGGCGCCTGCCTGAACTTCGCTGACTCGGTATGGCGGCTTCCTGTACCGGCCTCATCTAACACCAAAGACATTCAGAAAGCAGCGGCTGAGGCGGCAAACGCATTTCGGCCCACGGATGTGCCGCTCAATGAACCCACACCACCGCAGTCCGAGGAGGAGGTGAATGTGAAACCGGCACCGAAAAGTGTGGATTATGTGGATGAGGATATGGTGTTTAATATGCCAGGTGTGATGGCTGACATGTACCAAGGACTTGGAATGTTACCGCCACATCAGCCGAGTAGTTCACGTAACTACAGTTATAATCTTGATGATGTGGATTTTGAAGCTGCTGACTTGTCACTTTGGAGCCACTCACCTTAA
- the LOC141657906 gene encoding protein phosphatase 2C 37-like, with amino-acid sequence MAQFNNIDINRPAFNEQSDLNNFAAIMAEALRNNNNSNNEEESAKFFKKMRLSHNCRSLCIGFRHKSDEFEQVSTLCKEKLHGYDCGTSTVGSTATAAIVTSDKIIVANCGDSRAVLCRGGGGRDFPLSAEHKPDRPDELARIEATGGRVMYLDRARVQGVLAMSRVIGDKFLKPIVISEPEITITRRDPEDECIIIASDGFWDVIPNHRACKVALQGLQEANIAIDDVLDAACTGLDEECPTLSARVAALLTCLALGKDSTDNISVIVVDLKSR; translated from the exons ATGGCTCAGTTTAACAATATCGATATTAACCGACCCGCCTTTAATGAGCAATCTGATTTGAATAATTTTGCGGCAATCATGGCCGAGGCGCTAAGAAACAACAACAATTCCAATAACGAGGAAGAAAGTGCTAAGTTCTTTAAGAAAATG AGGCTATCACATAATTGTCGATCCTTATGTATTGGTTTTAGGCACAAAAGTGACGAATTTGAACAGGTGTCAACACTATGCAAAGAAAAACTCCACGGTTACGATTGCGGCACCTCCACCGTTGGATCCACCGCGACCGCCGCCATCGTCACTTCTGATAAGATCATCGTCGCTAATTGTGGCGATTCGCGCGCTGTGCtttgtcgtggtggtggtggtcgtgatTTCCCGCTTTCTGCTGAACACAAG CCGGATAGGCCTGATGAACTTGCAAGAATTGAAGCTACGGGTGGACGAGTAATGTATCTGGACAGGGCTCGTGTTCAAGGGGTACTTGCAATGTCCCGTGTTATAG GGGACAAGTTTCTGAAGCCTATTGTGATTTCAGAACCCGAGATAACTATCACAAGACGAGATCCAGAAGACGAGTGCATAATCATTGCAAGTGATGGGTTTTGGGACGTCATACCAAATCACAGAGCTTGCAAGGTAGCTTTACAGGGTCTTCAAGAAGCAAATATTGCCATTGATGATGTGTTGGATGCTGCTTGCACTGGTTTGGACGAGGAATGTCCCACTCTAAGCGCTCGAGTAGCAGCCCTTCTTACGTGTCTTGCCCTGGGAAAAGACAGCACCGACAACATCAGTGTCATCGTGGTTGACTTGAAGAGTAGATAG